The following coding sequences are from one Primulina eburnea isolate SZY01 chromosome 15, ASM2296580v1, whole genome shotgun sequence window:
- the LOC140814322 gene encoding WRKY transcription factor 71-like has product MSEELRDGFYYHQTFRDDLRGNPGGATNFPYSNTTNNAKPADHSTEASSSFPADSSVHQIQMLDPSLYLSSFTDFLHGSSDHNTLSAAAFGMSPLSSSMKEDPRGQLGDNQGLGDGETPLTPNSSISAASTEVAPGEELDSKKSQKLDTQVTKEAAEDGEDTRSKKEDNKSKKKGEKKQREPRFAFMTKSEIDQLEDGYRWRKYGQKAVKNSPYPRSYYRCTTTKCTVKKRVERSFQDPSIVVTTYEGQHNHHVPATLRGNLATGMFSPAGSMLLSPHPFLQEQQVLLQMPHQLYMSNFSGGNLVYDHHQEQQQSLGTLIHDHDQQSCLHVSGHGLLMQDIIPPAFPKQEF; this is encoded by the exons ATGTCTGAAGAATTAAGAGATGGGTTTTACTATCACCAGACATTTCGCGATGACCTCCGCGGTAATCCCGGCGGAGCCACCAACTTTCCATACTCAAACACCACCAATAATGCAAAGCCAGCTGACCACTCCACCGAGGCTTCTAGTTCATTTCCGGCAGATTCATCGGTTCATCAGATTCAAATGCTTGATCCTTCTTTGTATTTAAGTAGTTTCACCGACTTTCTGCATGGATCTTCCGATCACAACACTCTTTCCGCCGCCGCCTTCGGCATGTCGCCGCTGTCTTCTTCCATGAAAGAAGATCCGAGGGGGCAGCTAGGAGATAATCAAGGGTTGGGAGACGGCGAAACCCCACTTACACCCAATTCTTCGATTTCCGCCGCCTCCACTGAGGTGGCGCCAGGCGAGGAATTAGATTCCAAGAAGAGTCAAAAACTTGATACTCAAGTAACTAAAGAAGCTGCTGAAGACGGAGAAGACACGAGATCCAAGAAAGA GGATAACAAATCAAAGAAGAAAGGAGAGAAGAAGCAGAGGGAGCCTCGATTTGCTTTCATGACCAAGAGTGAGATCGATCAATTGGAAGATGgatacagatggagaaaatacGGACAAAAAGCCGTCAAGAACAGTCCTTATCCAAG AAGCTACTACAGATGCACGACAACTAAATGTACGGTGAAGAAACGCGTGGAGAGATCCTTCCAAGACCCTTCAATCGTGGTCACCACGTACGAAGGGCAACACAACCACCACGTCCCCGCCACCCTCCGAGGCAACTTGGCCACCGGAATGTTTTCTCCAGCTGGTTCCATGCTTTTAAGTCCGCATCCATTTTTGCAAGAACAACAAGTCTTACTTCAAATGCCTCACCAACTTTACATGAGCAATTTTAGCGGGGGAAACCTTGTGTACGATCACCATCAGGAACAGCAGCAATCTTTGGGTACACTGATACATGATCACGATCAGCAATCTTGCTTGCATGTTTCTGGCCATGGACTGTTAATGCAAGATATAATTCCTCCGGCCTTTCCCAAACAAGAATTCTGA
- the LOC140815327 gene encoding purine permease 21-like has protein sequence MGIIAQELQPDINNAPSLKDGGGSSNLATTAETNNRTSSFPYLKQYKWWVQMAIYSFFVLAGQNLGVLLGRVYFTKGGNSKWMGTLVQVTGFPILFPFQWFMKTDKNDTEIAARKPSFPLILASVYLCLGILLAADCMLYTIGLQYLPVTTYTLICASQLGFNALFSFFLNRQKFTPYIVNSLVILTISSVLLVFQSDPGDSNKTSKKKYVVGFLCTLGASAGYGLMLSLTQLAFQKVIKKETLSAVVDMAIYQCMVATFVVIIGLFASGEWSTLGREMDRYEPGKVSYVMNLFWTSVSWQIFLVGCVGLIFKISSLFSNVISILGLPVAPILAVIFLQDKLTGLKAISMILATWGFVSYMYHHYLEEMKIKQKKETNDIEEVSLTQRVG, from the exons ATGGGAATAATAGCTCAAGAGCTGCAACCAGACATCAATAATG CACCAAGTTTAAAAGATGGAGGGGGAAGTTCAAATTTAGCAACAACTGCAGAAACCAACAACCGGACTTCCAGCTTCCCATATCTTAAACAGTACAAATGGTGGGTTCAAATGGCCATATACTCGTTCTTCGTCTTGGCGGGTCAGAATTTGGGTGTACTCTTGGGGCGGGTCTACTTTACCAAAGGAGGAAACAGCAAATGGATGGGTACATTAGTACAAGTTACAGGATTCCCGATTCTCTTCCCTTTTCAGTGGTTCATGAAAACCGATAAAAACGACACGGAAATCGCAGCAAGAAAGCCTTCTTTCCCCTTGATTCTTGCTTCAGTGTACCTCTGCCTTGGCATATTATTAGCAGCAGATTGTATGTTATACACAATTGGGCTCCAATATTTGCCCGTCACTACATATACTTTGATTTGTGCAAGCCAGTTAGGATTCAATGCCCTCTTCTCCTTTTTCTTGAACAGACAAAAGTTCACCCCATACATAGTCAACTCATTAGTTATCCTAACCATATCCTCCGTGCTACTAGTGTTCCAATCTGACCCTGGAGACTCGAATAAAACATCAAAAAAGAAGTACGTTGTCGGGTTTTTATGCACCCTCGGTGCATCAGCTGGATACGGGCTAATGCTGTCCCTCACGCAGCTCGCATTCCAGAAGGTAATCAAGAAAGAAACCCTCAGCGCAGTCGTTGATATGGCAATCTACCAATGCATGGTCGCGACATTCGTGGTCATAATTGGGCTTTTTGCGAGTGGGGAGTGGAGTACACTAGGCAGAGAAATGGACAGATATGAACCTGGAAAGGTTTCTTATGTGATGAACTTGTTTTGGACCTCCGTTTCTTGGCAGATATTTCTTGTAGGTTGTGTTGGCTTGATTTTTAAGATCTCATCGTTGTTTTCCAATGTCATCAGCATTCTTGGGCTACCGGTAGCCCCAATATTGGCTGTGATTTTTCTGCAGGATAAACTCACTGGATTGAAGGCCATATCGATGATACTGGCAACATGGGGTTTTGTGTCCTATATGTACCACCATTAtctcgaggagatgaagataaAGCAGAAAAAAGAAACCAATGATATTGAAGAAGTTTCTCTTACTCAAAGAGTTGGATAG